TCCTGTGTCAGGTGGACACGGCGAGGACTATCCTGTGTCAAGTGGACACGGCAGGGACTATCCTGTGTTAGGTGGACACGGCAGGGACTATCCTGTGTCAGGTGGACACGGCGAGGACTACCCTGTGTCAGGTGGACACGGCGAGGACTATCCTGTGTCAGGTGGACACGGCGAGGACTATCCTGTGTTGGGTGGACACGGCAGGGACTATCCTGTGTTAGGTGGACACGGCAGGGACTATCCTGTGTCAGGTGGACACGGCAGGGACTATCCTGTGTTAGGTGGACACGGCGAGGACTATCCTGTGTCAGGTGGACACGGCGAGGACTATCCTGTGTCAGGTGGACACGGCGAGGACTATCCTGTGTCAGGTGGACACGGCGAGGACTATCCTGTGTCAGGTGGACACGGCGAGGACTATCCTGTGTCAGGTGGACACGGCGAGGACTATCCTGTGTCAGGTGGACACGGCGAGGACTATCCTGTGTCAGGTGGACACGGCGAGGACTATCCTGTGTCAGGTGGACACGGCGAGGACTATCCTGTGTCAGGTGGACACGGCAGGGACTATCCTGTGTTAGGTGGACACGGCAGGGACTATCCTGTGTCAGGTGAACACGGCAGGGACTATCCTGTGTCAGGTGGACACGGCAGGGACTATCCTGTGTTAGGTGGACACGGCAGGGACTATCCTGTGTCAGGTGGACACGGCAGGGACTACCCTATGTTAGGTGGACACGGCAGGGACTATCCTTCGTTAGGTGGACACGGCGGGGACTATCCTGTACAAGGTGGACACGGCGGGGACTATCCTTCGTTAGGTGGACACGGCAGGGACTATCCTTCGTTAGGTGGACACGGCAGGGACTATCCTTCGTTAGGTGGACACGGCAGGGACTATCCTTCGTTAGGTGGACACGGCAGGGACTATCCTTCGTTAGGTGGACACGGCAGGGACTATCCTTCGTTAGGTGGACACGGCGGGGCCTATCCTGTACAAGATGGACACGGCAGGGACTATCCTTCGTTAGGTGGACACGGCGGGGCCTATCCTGTACAAGATGGACACGGCAGGGACTATCCTTCGTTAGGTGGACACGGCGGGGCCTATCCTGTACAAGATGGACACGGCGGGGCCTATCCTGTACAAGATGGACACGGCAGGGACTATCCTTCGTTAGGTGGACACGGCGGGGCCTATCCTGTACAAGATGGACACGGCAGGGACTATCCTTCGTTAGGTGGACACGGCGGGGCCTATCCTGTACAAGATGGACACGGCGGGGCCTATCCTGTACAAGATGGACACGGCAGGGACTATCCTTCGTTAGGTGGACACGGCGGGGCCTATCCTGTACAAGATGGACACGGCAGGGACTATCCTTCGTTAGGTGGACACGGCGGGGCCTATCCTGTACAAGATGGACACGGCGGGGCCTATCCTGTACAAGATGGACACGGCAGGGACTATCCTGTACAAGGTGGACACGGCAGACTATCCTGTACAAGCTGGACACGGTAGGGACTATCCTGTGTTAGGTGGACACAGCAGGGACTATCCTTCGTTAGGTGGACACGGCGGGGACTATCCTGTACAAGGTGGACACGGCGGGGCCTATCCTGTACAAGGTGGACACGGCGGGGACTATCCTGTACAAGGTGGACACGGCGGGGCCTATCCTGTACAAGGTGGACACGGTGGGGGACTATCCTGTACCAGGCAGACACGGAGACTATCGAACACATACAAGTCAGAAATACATCACTATCTGTGACCCGCCTATCACAACTACAGAAATCTTACAAGTAATAATACAACAAAATACACATTTTGTAGAAGCAGTAATGCCGCTGTTACCAGTTATGAATGTTACAGAAGTCTGTAACGTAAGTCTTTAACGACAAAACAGATATTTGCAGATCCAGTCTTTTGAAACCCACATTTTCTCAACGGTTACATTACAACTGTTAATTAACAACGGTTAGTTATTTCTCAACAACCCAGCCGTTGTTGGGTTTAAGGCGGGCCAGCGCCTGGCCTGACCTCCCTTACCTTAGAGCTTTGGGGACCTCGGGGAAGGTGGTCTGGCCGAGGATGGCCAGCTCCTGAACGGTCTTCAGCGTCTGGGGCTCGGCCGAGATGCCCTGAGCCCTGGTCTTGCGAGCCTGGCCCTTGGGGCTGCTGGATGCCCCGCCGGTCGCGTAGGGTATGACACTCTGGAACTTATCCAGTTGCGACCTGAGCTCCGTAATTTCATCATCTCGAACTTTAAGCTTCTCCTCCAAATCGCGAATGAGATCGTCCTTCTTGCCGAGGAGATCCTTCAACTCTAGTGAGCCCATGCTGGAGACGCACTGATCGACACCGTTCAACAAGAGAGACATAACCCGGTACACATCACCGTCACAGTAGCCAAACGCCGACTAACCTCACACGAGGTGGCAGACCTGTTTCAAGACGCCGAACTGCGAAAGGCTGGCTGCGCGCTCATAGTTTGCATGTGCGGCTTTTATTTTCGCACCAAATGCGGCTGAAATTAGCCGGTAATCTATTAGTTATGGAATTATTGAGCTCTAAAGTCACACAAGGTAACAAAAGCAGTGGGGGTTATGTCGGTGGTAAAGTAGTTAAATAATGTAGGAACGTTAAGTCTGTGAGAAGCGTGTAGAGGAATAACGAAGAAGTGGCAGCCTAGCCTCTGGTGGCGCGCGGCCCAAGCAACAGGTGGGGGGCGGAGCCTATCATTCACATCCTCAATACTACAGTGCACACACGCGTGcatacacgcgcacacgcacggtTTCACACGCACATAGGTGCACGCAACACTTGTGTATGGATTTATCAAGACAAATTATGtaacaaattaaaaataattttttatttaattaatttgttACGTATTATAGAACTTTAATGAAAAATAATATGTATATTTAcgcgaaggttaggttaggtgtttaggttctgttgccgattatttgtattGCAACCCGTCGTCACACAaaattcattccatccagcggtcgaccccacagatgctTTCACCagttttttcaacacgctgttaaTTCAAAatgagaattttctcaaatataaataaatattgttatatattggcatattgtgcatatataggcatgggttaggtgtttaggttctgttggcgattatttgtatttgtaatacgtcgggtgaagcatttacagcgttgtggttcgaacaaaagtcgtcagcgaagcatttgttccggaagtgttcgaacgtcatcagttgtaagccgcccgtcctccaaacaaagaaccaaaagtgattccatgcacccgccaaaccccctgtttatgaatgaaaaacgatttacacacgactcaactgatttcgttcgaacacttccggaacaagtgcttcactgacgacttttattcgaaccacaacgctgtaaatgcttcacccgcgaactacaaatacaaataatcgccaacagaacctaaacacctaacctaacctacgcctaactatacatagaatttttatgtataataatattaatttatatatgagaacaaaccaatttttagtacacaatgttaaaattgatgactgcgtctggggaggacggcggcTAGGCCTaagcagcctagtgtgaggacgggttgtggtatGAAGGTATTTCCACCTTTATTGTGGTTTGCAATTTATATATTATGTATCTAATTGGCCAAGTTGGCTAACAAGCCGAATTTTCCTTAAATATTGTATTtcccaattttttttcttatggaatgataacgcTTTCCATTACATGATTAGATTTTTTAATTTGAGCATAGTAGAAATTAACCTATAATTTGAGAATAGTAGAAACTAATATagaaatttgatcaaacctaaTGCACAACCTATCTAACTTGACCTAATGTAGTCTAACCTAAGTCAGTAATTAAAGTTCTTAATGTAATATACTAATTTTAATTGGAACGAACGAATTtggaaatattttaaaataacgaaaatcaccgTTTATTAGCCAAATCGGCCCCTGTATACTAGGCCAAGCAGTGcgagtatgtatgtatattttattaatttattttattgaaaataaaatttCATTACAGAAAAAAGGTTACAAcagtggttacatgcagggtacaaggctacttgtcacaggttgtagagttcctccagctcctcagatggcgggcaggaaccatggatgcagtgagcatttcctctctggatgaccacactaaggcgctgaaagaggaaactggcggctctagggtctctagtagcACTTTTATATAATTTATCCCGATGGGAAGCTcactatatattatatttatttatatatttatttatttgctgTTCATGGTCTGGTCAGCATTTTTCACGAGCTGTTGGACTTCATCacccggttatcttgagatgatttcggggctttagtgtccccgcggcccggtcctcgaccaggcctccacccccaagaagcagcccgtgacagctgactaacacccaggtacctattttactgctaggtaaactgcACATTCCCCACACATTCCGCTCTGTGTGGAGCTCCCTACACCAGTTCCGTCACTCCATCACACGACTCTCACACACGAGATATAAACTCAATTTTCCCCTTGAAATATAAATTACGGAGAATCCAGCCTGTCAGTATGAAGGCTCCCCGGGCTGGAGGCTCGTGACCCTCGTTGACCGACACATAATTGGGGTCATTAGAGGTCACTTGCTCTACGTCATGCTATCTCCCGTGACGCAAGCAAAGGGTCTTAATGACTGATCTGTGGGATGGTGTTATGGTTATCTGTGTTGTTTTTTTAGATTTGTCCAGATATGTACctggatgggattctgggagttctactccccaaggccagacttgtgagagtttggtccaccagtctgttgcttggagcggcccgcaggcccacatatccaccacagcccggttggtccggcactccttgaagaaaactatctagtttcctcttgaagatgtccacggttgttccggcaatatttcttatactcgctgggagggtgttgaacagccgcggacctctgatgtttatacagtgttctctgattgtgcctatggcacctctgctcttcactgattctattctgtcttttcttccatatcgttcactccagtatgttgttattttactgtctaGATTTgatacctggccctccagtattttccacgtgtatattatttgatctctctctctctctctcttgtcgtctttctagtgagtacatttggagagcgttgagacgatcccaataatttatgtgctttatcgtgtccatatatgccgtatatgttccctGTATTCCCTCTGTAGGTCCTTTATTGTCACTGTCAGTACTGGTAATTAACCCTGGTgtttgcacagttacaaacccattaagatttcaacttagattcaacagagcagaagaagttgttaaaacacatatggcaaaatcttactgaagcgaccatacgagtcataaatactcatactccgcccaagtaaaacagaaacaagcaacacttagtgggccagccagaggcttagggcccgcgctggaatatccctgaaaaaaagccAGGCTCGATCTGCACCGATTAACGTGACAATTAATTTGGTTTAACAAGGCTCAAAAATTTTCCAACAGAAAACCCCTCCACAGTCCTGTGGGCTAATGCTATTAGATTTTATTATACACGTGTCATCAATATTTGTTAAGTATGATCGATTTATCAGGAAAACGAGTCTTCTGCTCTAAAATGcacgatttatttattttttggggAAGAAATAGATTACTATGTTAGTATATAGTTCTACAGTAGTTCTATTACTAATTATAATAGTAATAGAACTATTAGATGTTGGAGGCAATTAAAATTGTATCTACTCTATTCACCTGGAGCGTCTATCACCACACACGACACTtgggtgtagcttgtggtaatagaTTTTGTACACATATACAGGCAGTAATAATATATTCCATGACTTACCCAAGTCTCGCCGCCAGCTCCTCCCTCGCACCCACCTATACACAACTTCGCGAACAGTTACGAACAAGATTTCGAACGTCCGAAGAGTTAACGAACACGGACCAGAGATACAGCAATTAAGGCTTGTAGACGGGGCATAGAGAAGCCCGTTCTCTTCACTCTTGCAgccaaatacaaaatacaaagtcctgtcctaccctaacctaacctaccctaacctaaccccaccttactCTAACCTAACGtaccctatcttaacctaacctaacgtaccctaccctaacctaccgtAGCCTACTATGCATAAAGAACATAGGTATTTGTCAGCCACAACCGTTCATGTACTATGAAATTTGTACGTTGGGGTCCATAACGTACAAAATAAGATGTCCTAGCTGAGAGGCCGGAGTCGCCCAGAGCGATAGACCTGCAGTCACTGAAGGGTACATATACAAACACCTGGGTGTCAATATCTATCGGAATCTTCGGTTTGACCAAATACTCTCACCAAACCGAACTTATCGCTGGCGAATGTGAAGACGAGTAGACTAGGATAACGAGATATCCCCGCAAAAGAAAAACCGGAAGGTGTACCAGGGCTGGTCCTTCGCCCCACCTGTTATCTTGACGGTGATCTTGAGTGGAGTTATTTATCATTCTCTTAACGCCAGAGTGAAAGATTGCGCGCAGCGGGAGGTATCCAGACTGTCAGCTCCAGGGAACACGGGAATATGATTTATCTCGGAACACACGCGGCAAAGTTTTGTTACACGTCTGTGTCTAGGCTTAGGTGGGCCTGTGCTGCCACAGACGGAGCACAGCGCCGCCCTGGTGGGTGCTGCCACAGACGGAGCACAGCGCCGCCCTGGTGGGTACTGCCACAGACGGAGCACAGCGCCGCCCTAGTGGGTACTGCCACAGACGGAGCACAGCGCCGCCCTGGTGGGTGCTGCCACAGACGGGGCACAGCGCCGCCCTGGTGGGTACTGCCACAGACGGAGCACAGTGCCGCCCTGGTGGGTGCTGGCACAGACGGAGCACAGCGCCGCCCTGGTGGGTGCTGACACAGACGGAGCACAGCGCCGCCCTAGTGGGTACTGCCACAGACGGAGCACAGCGCCGCCCTGGTGGGTGCTGCCACAGACGGGGCACAGCGCCGCCCTGGTGGGTGCTGCCACAGACGGGGCACAGCGCCGCCCTGGTGGGTACTGCCACAAACGGAGCACAGCGCCGCCATGGTGGGTGCTGCCACAGACGGGGCACAGCGCCGCCCTGGTGGGTACTGCCACAGACGGGGCACAGCGCCGCCCTGGTGGGTACTGCCACAAACGGAGCACAGCGCCGCCATGGTGGGTGCTGCCACAGACGGGGCACAGCGCCGCCCTGGTGGGTACTGCCACAGACGGAGCACAGCGCCGCCCTGGTGGGTGCTGCCACAGACGGAGCACAGCGCCGCCCTGGTGGGTACTGCCACAGACGGAGCACAGCGCCGCCCTGGTGGGTACTGCCACAGACGGAGCACAGCGCCGCCCTGGTGGGTGCTGCCACAGATGGAGCACAGCGCCGCCCTGGTGGGTGCTGACACAGACGGGGCACAGCGCCGCCCTGGTGGGTGCTGCCACAGACGGAGCACAGCGCAACAATCACAGCACACGGTAACTATTGAACAATGACTCAACAATCAAGAGCTTCAGCCACTTGACACATGTATCTCTCGTCTTAAGATTTGTTCCAAGATTGCCCTTGACACGCGCTGTAGTTCAGGCAAATAAGCGCtgcaccaaccaggctgtagtggatgtgtgggcctgcgggccgctccgagcaacagcctggtggaccaagttatcacaaatcgAACTCCTGAGACCCTCTTCAGGTAAACTCCGGGTAAATCCGTATGTGTATGGAGGCAACCTGTTATCATGGGTCGAGGCAACCTGGAGGTAATCACTTGAAAACCACTAAGTAATTACTGTTATTATCTATtactcacagaaatcacaataacgtgatgcatcaaatgaacaaatccacaagggccgtgacaaggattcgaacctgcgtccgggagcatcccagacgctgccttaatcctcGTCAAGGCCCTTGCAGATTTGTTATTATCTATTCCCTATCCTTGTTATTATCTATTCCctatccttggttaggttagatcaaGGCTATGTTATGGTTAAAGTTAACTTAaacataaggttaggttaaggtttcgTCACATTAACACAGTATTATTCTCAAACACGTAAAGTATAAAATTCGAAAACCGAGTGTCCCATTAATTTTCATTTACAGAAAACGAAATTCTTCAGAATTTCAGAATTCAAAATTCAAACTTCAgaatttaaattctttacaaaaaaAAGAACAAATGGTTAATTCAttatgtcgggggacaggcagccagtgtatatatacagtacatgttaggcttatacggAAGTCACTAATACGAGTGGGGGAGACAAGCTTTATATCCACTATGAACAGCCTTCATAAGTAAagattctggggccagattcacgaagcagttacgcaagtacttacgaacctgtacatcttttctcaatctttggcggctttgtttacaatcattaacagttaatgagctccgaagcaccaggaggctgtttataacaataacaacagttgattgacaagttttcatgcttgtaaactgtttaataaatgtaaccaaagccgccaaagatggaggaaagatgtacacgctcgtaagtacttgcgtaactgcttcgtgaatctggcccctggaactTTAGATTTTCTCGTGCCTGGTGGTAAAGCACAGAGGAGTTAGTGACCCACGCCCGCGGCACCTGACATGGGCGTGGGTCACTAAAAGCACTCCCGCCTCTGCTTCACTAGCGGCCAGGGGGGGAAGTCTAAAAATCCATCTGGGAAGTGATTAGTtggttgattgataaagattaagccacccgaaaggtggcacgggcatgaatagcccgtaagtggaggattAGTTGTTTCTGGAAGCTCTGCTTATTGCCACGTCCCTTGGCAAGGAGGGGCTCACCTGCACCTCCGTAGCGGAGTggtagtcgttgctgctccttgggggaggggggggggggggaggggaggtgttcGCTGCGCGCCAGAGCGCTGCGGCGTGTCTCGTTGCGCACCGCCTGaggtggcgggtgtgtgtgtgtgtacttacctatatgtactcacctatatgtgcttgcaggatcgagcattgactcttggatcccgcctttctagctatcggttgtttacagcaatgactcctgtcccatttccctatcatacctagttttaaaagtatgaatagtatttgcttccacaacctgttccccaagtgcattccatttttctactatcacgctaaaagaaaacttcctaacatctctgtgactcatctgagtttccagtttccacccatgtcccctcgttctgttattattacgtgtgaacatttcatctatttccactttgtcaattcccctgagtattttatatgtccctatcatatctcctcccttcttttctctagtgtcgtaaggttcagttccttcagccgctcttcatatcccatccctcgtagctctgggacaagcctcgtcgcaaacctctgaaccttctccagtttctttatgtgtttcttcaggtgggggctccatgatggcgcggcatactctaagacgggtctcacgtaggcagtgtaaagcgccctaaaagcttcctcatttaggtttctgaatgaagttctaattttcgccagtgtagagtacgctgctgtcgttatcctatttatatgtgcctcaggagttagattaggtgttagtgtgtgtgtgtgtgtgtgtgtgtgtgtgtgtgtgtgtggcgcgccGGGCGCCTCAGAAAGGTCAATTTCTTCGTTTGTAAACACGAGGCACAACCGGGCAGGCATGACCAATTACCACGCTCCGCTCCTAACAACCCCACAACCAAGCACAACCGGAATAATGTTGCCTGAGCAATGCATGTTTGTGGCGCCACCATTACTGATCAGTATTCAAATGGCACTATGACCAGCGTGGTGGCGTCTCTGGTCTCCCTGTGATCATTTCCAGCAGGCGAGCATAGAGGCGCACCAATACTTATATATGTTTGTCTGTCACACTACGAGTACTCCAGATGGTTCTGGTGCCAGCCAGCTGGTGTTGGGTCTGGTGCCAGCCAGCTGGGGTCGGGTCTGGTGCCAGCCAGCTGGGGTCGGGTCTGGTGCCAGCCAGCTGGGGTCGGGTCCGGTGCCAGCCAGCTGGTGTTGGGTCTGGTGCCAGCCAGCTGGTGTTGGGTCTGGTGCCAGCCAGCTGGTGTTGGGTCTGGTGCCAGCCAGCTGGTGTTGGGTCTGGTGCCAGCCAGCTGGTGTCGGGTCCGGTGCCAGCCAGCTAGTGTCGGGTCCGGTGCCAGCCAGCTGGGGTCGGGTCTGGTGCCAGCCAGCTGGTGTCGGGTCTGGTGCCAGCCAGCTGGGGTCGGGTCTGGTGCCAGCCAGCTGGGGTCGGGTCTGGTGCCAGCCAGCTGGGGTCGGGTCCGGTGCCAGATCATCAGGCACTATGAATACAGTAATATGTTTTGATGTATAGCATCACAGATCTATTTCATCAACTACCGCTCGCCAATTGTATCACTACCACAACTGCAATAATATTTTGGTTGTCTTCGTACATGTTCGCTATTTAATATCTGCTAAACAAAGATAGCTATAAGTGCACAACACAGGAATTAaaaacaaataaagataaaaacacACCTTTGCTCCACAGGTCGCGAGGGAACAGAAGAATGAGCAACAAAGGTGCATTCTTCTCCCACCAGCCAAACAAGACTGGAATGCTTCATGTATGTAACCAGAAGCGAGCGGAATACTAAGCCAAGAGAGGAAATACCCGGCTGTGTGTTTTCCACTCACACTTGAGGAGCTTAATGGGTGCGCCTTGAACCTGAAGGTGGTAGAGGCACGGTGGCCTGGCCCGCCTCAAGGTCTTCCCTCATGCCCCAAGATGCCCTGATATACTTCCCTGATGCCCCACGATGCCCTGATATACTTCCCTGATGCCCCACGATGCCCTGATATACTTCCCTGATGCCCCACGATGCCCTGATATACTTCCCTGATGCCCCACGATGCCCTGAAATACTTCcctgattgaccagaccacacactagaaattgaagggacgacgacgtttcggtccgtcctggaccattctcaagtcgattgtgatgaggacaggtagggacaggtattaaataggcaagagagagctgaggaggaaagtcaggtgtaggggatagtagtaatgagaactgcagcaggcctattggcccatacgaggcagctcctaatataaccaccgaaggaggtagtaataggaataagaggaggatagcaagggagcgtagaagacaatgaacagaaaaaggaagaagagagaaagaaagagaaagagaaagaaagaaatggaagggggaaagcttatgttaagtcacgtttgttagaaagattagagcatttgagtatatactgtgaaagggaagagtccacagcaacaaagccaggactcaagttcatgttgggtacattgttaataagagccaattctacaagacggcgtctgtgtagagtagaggcaggaaagattattttggaggaagaccaatcaatgggatgattagaatccctcacatggcagaagagagcattgttagtgtctgcagacataacacttctcttgtgttctttaagtctgtcattcagtgtacggccagtttcgccaaagtattggagaggacaagatgaacaggaaatagagtagacaccagcagcattagaagcaggaggagcagtgtgaactagattgctacgaagtgtgttagtttgtcgaaaggcgagtttaatgtcaagaggacgaaaggtattggtaaaagttttgagttcagatatgaagggaaggcatagtacagtgctactagtgttggaagcaggtttaggatgaaagggaAGGATGAAAGGGCTTCCCtgggttcacacccagggaagccttctccaagaggtcagcccagatgacctccggtttatcttgtatgttgattaaaaaaattcctgggttagtcctagtcagcatagtttcaagtatgtaatatttcatgcaagggaattagaccccagattcttatgtgtaaacatccatggatctcccccttttggccaggtcagaggtcagtcacacacgtaattaataactcctctcttgaagagagtatggtgaatgtcaaacaagcttattgaaatatttcttgagtgtttgtacacgtgtggccgatctcttacattcttggtgtaggtagcaacagcagatctcccccctcccccctgtgggggttgtatatagaggtcctgtagggacttaggaaggacagagtgccggacaccggggtccagagaaggctgtgaagaacatctcagccagggagagacagaggtcttaaggtactgtgtgtgatctctgaggttttgttccatgtccaaatttcttaaatttttgccagtgttagagtaggatttataagtggtgattgacatacttTTGGTCtttaataaactcatgttaaatttcccgtctgtgtcaattgttgaatcctcttagccttttggatacagTGGCTGACAACCATTTTCAGAATTAATGACagttatagaaagtactctccaagtcaagcaatgtttcttgcctcgttgcttgatatagtttcaatggtcaaaggcagatggtggcagcgtatttaatccttgtgttagcatttccttattggcagtgtatcttttggttccggtgtaaccatcatatgtcagctcacattaccgtgtttcataacagtgttatcaagtgcaaccgatggggaagtgttactcaggataagtagtgtttacattatcaGTTTAGTATCCATTATAGTAGTGGTACACAAATGGTGATGTTACAACAGTGAATACAGTGATcagactggttgatacctggttaatgggggttctgggagttcttctactccccaagcccggccttcgagtgtttggtccactaggctgttgcttggagc
This genomic stretch from Procambarus clarkii isolate CNS0578487 chromosome 22, FALCON_Pclarkii_2.0, whole genome shotgun sequence harbors:
- the LOC138367417 gene encoding hornerin-like, with the protein product MYWRLYPVLGGHGGDYPVSGGHGGDYPVSGGHGEDYPVSGGHGEDYPVSGGHGEDYPVSGGHGEDYPVLGGHGEDYPVLGGHGRVYPVLGGHGEDYPVSGGHGRDYPVSGGHGRDYPVLGGHGRAYPVSGGHGGDYPVSGGHGEDYPVSGGHGRDYPVQGGHGRAYPVSGGHGEDYPVLGGHGEDYPVLGGHGEDYPVLGGHGRDYPVSGGHGEDYPVSGGHGEDYPVSGGHGEDYPVSSGHGRDYPVLGGHGRDYPVSGGHGEDYPVSGGHGEDYPVSGGHGEDYPVLGGHGRDYPVLGGHGRDYPVSGGHGRDYPVLGGHGEDYPVSGGHGEDYPVSGGHGEDYPVSGGHGEDYPVSGGHGEDYPVSGGHGEDYPVSGGHGEDYPVSGGHGEDYPVSGGHGEDYPVSGGHGRDYPVLGGHGRDYPVSGEHGRDYPVSGGHGRDYPVLGGHGRDYPVSGGHGRDYPMLGGHGRDYPSLGGHGGDYPVQGGHGGDYPSLGGHGRDYPSLGGHGRDYPSLGGHGRDYPSLGGHGRDYPSLGGHGRDYPSLGGHGGAYPVQDGHGRDYPSLGGHGGAYPVQDGHGRDYPSLGGHGGAYPVQDGHGGAYPVQDGHGRDYPSLGGHGGAYPVQDGHGRDYPSLGGHGGAYPVQDGHGGAYPVQDGHGRDYPSLGGHGGAYPVQDGHGRDYPSLGGHGGAYPVQDGHGGAYPVQDGHGRDYPVQGGHGRLSCTSWTR